CGAAACTGCCGAGCACGCCCTTGGGGTCCTCGAGGTAGCGCAGGTCGTAGGCGCCGAACTTCCAGTGCGGGCTCCAGCCCGTGACCACGATCCAGTCGTCGCGGCGCACGGCACGCTGCAGCGCCGCCGTCATGCCGGCGCCCGAGGAAACCTGGAGTTCGTAGCCCTCGAGACCGTATTCCTCGATGGCCTGCTTGGACAGGCGGGTGAGGCCGGCGCCCGGGTCGATCCCGGTGATGGTGCCGTCGAGTCGCTCGCGCACGGCGGGCTTGGCGAGATCAGCGATGCTCTTGACCTCGCTCTCAGGAATGTAGTTCGGTACCGCCCAGCCGAGGCGTGCATGGGTGTACAGGAGGCCGAGGTTGACGGTCTTGGCCCCGACCCGCTCGACGTAGTCGGCATGCGTGTCCGGCTGCCACGACATCAGCATCACGTCGATGCTGCCCGTGGAAAGACCCTGGTACTGTGGCGCGATATCGGTCTGCATCAGCTCGACCTCGCGCCCGAAACGATCCTCGATGATGCGGCTGGCGAGCTTGGTGACGAACTCTGCGTCCGACCAGGCGGTCCAGCCGATCTTGACGGGCTGCTGCGCCGTAGCGTGGGCGCTCAACCCGACGGTGAGCGTGGCGATAGTCAGCAGCTTGCTGAATGTGCGTCCTAACATATGGTTTCTCTCCTTGTGTTTTCTGGCGTGAAATCGTTGCGTGCGGATTGGCCTAGGGCGCGTCACGGCGCGCCGCGCCGAAGCTCTGGGTGATGCGGTCCAGCAGGATGGCCAGCAGCACCACGCCGAGGCCGCCCTCGAAGCCGAGCCCGACGTCGAGGCGCTGGATGCCGGTGAGCACGGTGTTGCCGAGGCCGCCGGCGCCGATCATGGATGCGATGACCACCATGGACAGGGCCAGCATGATGGTCTGGTTGACGCCCGCCATGATGGTGGGCATCGCCAGGGGCAGTTGCACTTTGAACAGCAGCTGGCGCGGCGTGCAGCCGAAGGCGAGACCGGCTTCTACATTCTCCTCGCTCACCTGGCGGATGCCGAGGTTGGTCAGCCGCACCGCCGGCGGCATGGCGAAGATCAGCGTGGCGATCGCGCCGGGGACCTTGCCCAGGCCGAAGAAAATCGCCGCGGGAATGAGGTAGACGAAGGGGGGCATGGTCTGCATGAAGTCGAGGACGGGCCGGACCAGCATTTCGACCGCATCGTTGCGAGCCATGGCGATGCCGATGGGGATGCCGACAACAAGGGCCAGCAGGCTCGAGCCAATCACCAGCGCGAGCGTGGACACGGTTTCGTCCCAGATCTGCATGCCGAAAATCAGCGTCATGGACAGTACGGCGAAGATGCCGAAGCGCCAGCCCACCCGCCACGCGGCCAGCGCCACGATGGCGGCCGCCAGCGCCAGGGGCGGAAGGGCGAGCAGGCCGTCCTCGAAGGCATCGATGACGAAGGTGAGGCCGTCGGAGATGCCGTCGAGCACCCCGGTGAGGTGGTCCTGGATCCACTCGACCCCGCGCTCGACCCAGTCGCCGATGGGGATGCGAAAGGTTTCAGTCGTGCTCGCCATGTCTCAGCCTGCCTTGTCGAGCGTTTGCAGCAGGATCTTCCGGTCGATGATGCCGCGGTACACGCCGTCCGCATCGACCACCGGCACCGGATGCTCGCTGCCGGCCACGATGGACAACACCGCCGACAATTCCATTTCCTCCGCTGCCGGCTCGACGCCCGGTATGAAGGCCTCGTCCCACTTCGGTTCGCTGCCGGAGCGTTCCGCGGCCGCCAGCGTATTGACGCTGACCAGGCCACGGAACTTGCGGCCGCGGTCGAGCACAACCGCCAGGTTCCGATTGTGGTCGCGCAACTGGGCGAGCGCCGCGCGCACGTTCACGCCGGGCCGCTCGAACACCGTCAAAGCCTTGTTCTCGGCAATGTCGCCGGCGTTGAACACCTTGGCGACATCGACGCCGTAAAAAAAGGAGCGCACGTACTCGTTCGCGGGGCGGGTGACGATTTCCTCGGGCGTGCCGATCTGCACTACCGCGCCGCCGTCCATGATGGCGATGCGATCGCCGATGCGGATGGCCTCGTCCAGGTCGTGCGAGATGAACACGATGGTATGCGCCTCCTGCTGCTGCAGGCGCACCAGCTCGTCCTGCATCTCGGTGCGGATGAGCGGATCCAGCGCCGAGAAAGCCTCGTCCATCAGCAGGATGGGGGCGTCCGTAGCCAATGCGCGCGCCAGGCCGACACGTTGCTTCATGCCGCCGGAGAGTTCGTCCGGATAGCTGTCCGCGAAGGGGAGGAGGCCGACCGTGTCGAGCGCCTTGAGTGCCCGCTCACGCCGCTGGTCGCGGGAACTGCCGGACACCTCGAGACCAAAAGCCGCGTTGTCGACTACGGTCTTGTGCGGCATGAGCGCAAAGGACTGGAACACCATGCTCATCTGGCGCCGACGCATGTCGATCAGCGCCTTGCGGCTCATCTGCGTGATGTCTTCGCCGTCGAGGAGCACGCGCCCGCGGGTGGGCTCGATGAGGCGGTTCAGCATGCGCACCAGCGTGGACTTGCCGGAGCCGGACAGCCCCATGACGACGAAGACTTCGCCCTCGCGGATACTGAAGTTGGCCCCCTGCACGCCGACGGTCGTGCGGGTCTGCGCAAAGATCTCATCTTTCGACAGGCCCTGGTCGAGCAGGCGCAGGGCCTGCTCGGGTTCCGGGCCGAAGATCTTGTAGAGATCCTCGATGACCAGCTTGTCTGCAGCTGGAGTCTCGTTCATTCCACTGGCGTGGACGGGACCCGCACGGCTGTTGGAAGCAGAACTGAAGAGATGGGTACGCGACCGTGAGATGCGAATTTAACCGCAACAGGATAGCAGTTCGGCGCGGCCCGCGCAGGCAGCGTGCGGGGTCGGGTCTAGGGTGAGCTCTCTGGCGACTTATGTGCGTCGAGCTTGCGGCGGAGTTCCTCGGCGGCAGGACGGGCCTGCCTGAGCACCTCGTCGATGCGATTGAAATCGAGCAGCCTGACGCCGCTGGTGTCGACCTTGATGTAGATGTCCGGCGAGTGATCCGCGAGACGTTGCGAGATCAGCGATCCCTGCATGATCTCGAAACTCTTGAACAGCACGTCGAGCATGCCGGGCTCC
This Thioalkalivibrio sp. XN279 DNA region includes the following protein-coding sequences:
- a CDS encoding glycine betaine ABC transporter substrate-binding protein produces the protein MLGRTFSKLLTIATLTVGLSAHATAQQPVKIGWTAWSDAEFVTKLASRIIEDRFGREVELMQTDIAPQYQGLSTGSIDVMLMSWQPDTHADYVERVGAKTVNLGLLYTHARLGWAVPNYIPESEVKSIADLAKPAVRERLDGTITGIDPGAGLTRLSKQAIEEYGLEGYELQVSSGAGMTAALQRAVRRDDWIVVTGWSPHWKFGAYDLRYLEDPKGVLGSFERVHAVARMGFYQDNVEVASFLSRMQIPIADLQAAMYEAQETSYEAAVTNYIAANGKRIDYWVTGQL
- a CDS encoding proline/glycine betaine ABC transporter permease encodes the protein MASTTETFRIPIGDWVERGVEWIQDHLTGVLDGISDGLTFVIDAFEDGLLALPPLALAAAIVALAAWRVGWRFGIFAVLSMTLIFGMQIWDETVSTLALVIGSSLLALVVGIPIGIAMARNDAVEMLVRPVLDFMQTMPPFVYLIPAAIFFGLGKVPGAIATLIFAMPPAVRLTNLGIRQVSEENVEAGLAFGCTPRQLLFKVQLPLAMPTIMAGVNQTIMLALSMVVIASMIGAGGLGNTVLTGIQRLDVGLGFEGGLGVVLLAILLDRITQSFGAARRDAP
- the proV gene encoding glycine betaine/L-proline ABC transporter ATP-binding protein ProV, giving the protein MNETPAADKLVIEDLYKIFGPEPEQALRLLDQGLSKDEIFAQTRTTVGVQGANFSIREGEVFVVMGLSGSGKSTLVRMLNRLIEPTRGRVLLDGEDITQMSRKALIDMRRRQMSMVFQSFALMPHKTVVDNAAFGLEVSGSSRDQRRERALKALDTVGLLPFADSYPDELSGGMKQRVGLARALATDAPILLMDEAFSALDPLIRTEMQDELVRLQQQEAHTIVFISHDLDEAIRIGDRIAIMDGGAVVQIGTPEEIVTRPANEYVRSFFYGVDVAKVFNAGDIAENKALTVFERPGVNVRAALAQLRDHNRNLAVVLDRGRKFRGLVSVNTLAAAERSGSEPKWDEAFIPGVEPAAEEMELSAVLSIVAGSEHPVPVVDADGVYRGIIDRKILLQTLDKAG